Proteins co-encoded in one Stomoxys calcitrans chromosome 5, idStoCalc2.1, whole genome shotgun sequence genomic window:
- the LOC106088432 gene encoding protein phtf isoform X1, whose product MILDEIVSWYQKKIGTYDKEPWEKTVEMKILDGFNSGVTLKTAKLKTELIDVDLVRGSTFPKAKPKQSLTTVIRLSILRYLFLPLYAQWWVKQTSPNAFGLLFFVYMSQMVNWAVYTYNVKEGSSVHIDSKPPINQTIKYASDDKTETDRVISISELLIPMALSLLLSLIHSQIVATNIAQQGGGVKCKRRRHSNASQNSGRQSKLRRRKKLVKLRSHDLIDTRKFSAGVNELIGKANKTSLEVINSVGGKSSTGPVNTPPTSLKISLSEPHSAFSSLPKQDLADSLKNDSIEDNQSECSIGKRNVTFASPTQEKQQQTSPQSVSTTSSTHTSQHGEISSLSSNSPNNSPIKTVRIDDCVQEFYDDLINRTAITNSSQQQPQPIHLVENRDVRRAVGDDDGFESLNGKSSSGEDTNASPQALRLRSIINNHERVEQLADRKIRPQIPDSNTDHMTQRKSNKSRDVSSDETEEEGDDGDLVSSPASQGTSNCNDCTTSATEWLGITTNSEECSYSSDYDNSDGYKGNQYSDANVSDLDYTPNTILNPHGTSDRISCTVWDHREIKKAQMSVLEISSCIIENVELMPETNDYIYIGILCSFVLSLIPFFCRLCEITMDSEKASEINYFDLPMILWEKAAFSFTAIFGFAFGDTKWERTVLVIGFINRLCLTMILFMIFGVAERTFKQRFLYAKLFSHLTSSRRARKSNLPHFRLNKVRNIKTWLSVRSYLKKRGPQRSVDIIVSAAFIVTLLLLAFLSVEWLKDSVHLHSHLNLEALMWSSTIGIFLLRFMTLGNKIHHKYRSVSVLITEQINLYLQIEKKPKKKDELMVSNSVLKLAADLLKELETPFKISGLSANPYLFTTIKVVILSALSGVLSEMLGFKLKLHKIKIK is encoded by the exons TATCAATACTGCGTTATCTGTTCCTGCCCCTGTATGCCCAATGGTGGGTGAAACAAACATCCCCAAATGCATTTGGTCTGTTGTTTTTCGTATATATGAGCCAAATGGTAAACTGGGCCGTATATACATACAATGTAAAGGAAGGTTCATCAGTTCATATTGACAGCAAGCCCCCTATAAATCAAACCATTAAATATGCGAGTGATGATAAAACGGAGACTGAT CGTGTAATTTCAATTTCGGAGCTTTTAATTCCTATGGCTTTAAGCCTACTTTTGAGTTTAATACATTCGCAAATTGTTGCAACAAACATAGCACAGCAAGGCGGAGGTGTTAAGTGCAAACGAAGGCGTCACTCAAATGCTAGCCAAAACAGTGGACGACAAAGCAAACTTCGCAGGCGTAAAAAGCTTGTCAA ATTACGAAGCCATGATTTGATAGATactagaaaattttcagccgggGTAAATGAGCTCATAGGAAAGGCAAACAAAACCTCATTAGAAGTAATCAATAGCGTTGGTGGGAAGTCCAGTACAGGACCCGTAAATACGCCTCCAACATCTTTGAAAATTAGTCTTTCAGAACCGCACTCAGCTTTTTCTTCGCTTCCCAAACAAGACCTTGCGGATTCACTTAAGAACGATAGTATAGAAGATAACCAATCAGAATGCTCCATTGGAAAGAGAAATGTGACATTTGCATCACCTACTCAGGAAAAGCAGCAACAAACATCACCACAATCCGTATCGACAACGAGCAGTACACACACATCGCAGCACGGTGAAATCTCAAGCTTGTCTTCAAACAGCCCAAATAATTCACCCATTAAAACTGTTCGTATTGATGATTGCGTCCAAGAATTTTATGATGATTTAATTAATAGGACAGCCATTACCAACTCCTCCCAACAACAGCCACAGCCCATTCACTTGGTAGAAAATCGAGATGTACGACGCGCTGTAGGAGATGACGACGGTTTTGAGAGTCTTAATGGCAAAAGTTCTAGTGGTGAAGATACAAATGCTTCTCCCCAAGCTCTACGACTTCGAAGTATTATTAATAATCACGAGAGGGTAGAACAATTAGCTGAT CGCAAAATACGACCCCAGATACCCGACTCCAATACAGACCACATGACACAAAGAAAAAGTAATAAATCTCGAGATGTTAGTAGTGACGAAACAGAAGAGGAGGGTGACGATGGTGACTTGGTATCAAGTCCAGCTTCGCAAGGAACATCGAACTGCAATGACTGCACGACATCGGCTACAGAATGGTTAGGCATAACAACCAATA GCGAGGAATGCAGTTATAGTTCAGATTACGATAACTCGGATGGTTACAAAGGAAATCAATATTCCGATGCaaatgtgtccgatttggactatacgcCAAACACCATTTTAAATCCCCATGGAACAAGTGACAGAA TCAGCTGTACGGTTTGGGACCATCGCGAAATCAAAAAGGCCCAAATGTCAGTTTTAGAAATTTCCTCGTGCATCATTGAGAATGTCGAGCTTATGCCGGAAACTAACGACTACATATACATTGGTATTCTATGTTCATTTGTCCTTTCGCTAATACCATTCTTCTGTAGATTATGTGAAATAACAATGGATTCGGAGAAAGCGAGTGAGATCAATTACTTCGATTTGCCTATGATTCTGTGGGAGAAGGCTGCATTTTCATTTACGGCTATATTTGGTTTTGCCTTTGGCGATACCAAATGGGAAAGAACGGTACTGGTTATTGGATTCATAAACCGCTTATGCTTAACCATGATTCTCTTTATGATATTCGGGGTTGCCGAAAGAACTTTCAAGCAGAG atttctcTATGCAAAATTATTTTCGCATTTGACGTCATCGAGACGTGCCAGAAAGTCGAATCTTCCCCATTTTCGATTGAACAAAGTGAGAAATATCAAGACATGGTTAAGTGTTCGATCATACTTGAAG AAAAGAGGTCCCCAACGTTCCGTCGACATCATTGTATCAGCAGCGTTTATTGTTACTTTGCTTTTATTGGCATTCCTGAGTGTAGAGTGGCTTAAGGATTCCGTTCACCTCCACTCTCATTTGAATTTAGAAGCATTAATGTGGTCAAGCACTATTGGTATTTTTCTATTACGTTTTATGACTCTGGGTAACAAGATTCACCATAAATATAGGTCTGTCTCCGtattaataacagagcaaattaatttatatttgcaG ATTGAAAAGAAGCCAAAGAAGAAAGATGAATTGATGGTGTCCAACAGTGTATTAAAACTGGCAGCCGATTTATTAAAGGAACTTGAAACGCCTTTTAAAATATCCGGACTTAGTGCCAACCCCTATCTGTTTACAACAATTAAAGTTGTCATTCTGTCTGCGTTGTCGGGAGTTCTTAGTGAAATGCTGGGCTTTAAGCTTAAATtacacaaaatcaaaatcaaataa
- the LOC106088432 gene encoding protein phtf isoform X2, whose amino-acid sequence MILDEIVSWYQKKIGTYDKEPWEKTVEMKILDGFNSGVTLKTAKLKTELIDVDLVRGSTFPKAKPKQSLTTVIRLSILRYLFLPLYAQWWVKQTSPNAFGLLFFVYMSQMVNWAVYTYNVKEGSSVHIDSKPPINQTIKYASDDKTETDRVISISELLIPMALSLLLSLIHSQIVATNIAQQGGGVKCKRRRHSNASQNSGRQSKLRRRKKLVKLRSHDLIDTRKFSAGVNELIGKANKTSLEVINSVGGKSSTGPVNTPPTSLKISLSEPHSAFSSLPKQDLADSLKNDSIEDNQSECSIGKRNVTFASPTQEKQQQTSPQSVSTTSSTHTSQHGEISSLSSNSPNNSPIKTPQPIHLVENRDVRRAVGDDDGFESLNGKSSSGEDTNASPQALRLRSIINNHERVEQLADRKIRPQIPDSNTDHMTQRKSNKSRDVSSDETEEEGDDGDLVSSPASQGTSNCNDCTTSATEWLGITTNSEECSYSSDYDNSDGYKGNQYSDANVSDLDYTPNTILNPHGTSDRISCTVWDHREIKKAQMSVLEISSCIIENVELMPETNDYIYIGILCSFVLSLIPFFCRLCEITMDSEKASEINYFDLPMILWEKAAFSFTAIFGFAFGDTKWERTVLVIGFINRLCLTMILFMIFGVAERTFKQRFLYAKLFSHLTSSRRARKSNLPHFRLNKVRNIKTWLSVRSYLKKRGPQRSVDIIVSAAFIVTLLLLAFLSVEWLKDSVHLHSHLNLEALMWSSTIGIFLLRFMTLGNKIHHKYRSVSVLITEQINLYLQIEKKPKKKDELMVSNSVLKLAADLLKELETPFKISGLSANPYLFTTIKVVILSALSGVLSEMLGFKLKLHKIKIK is encoded by the exons TATCAATACTGCGTTATCTGTTCCTGCCCCTGTATGCCCAATGGTGGGTGAAACAAACATCCCCAAATGCATTTGGTCTGTTGTTTTTCGTATATATGAGCCAAATGGTAAACTGGGCCGTATATACATACAATGTAAAGGAAGGTTCATCAGTTCATATTGACAGCAAGCCCCCTATAAATCAAACCATTAAATATGCGAGTGATGATAAAACGGAGACTGAT CGTGTAATTTCAATTTCGGAGCTTTTAATTCCTATGGCTTTAAGCCTACTTTTGAGTTTAATACATTCGCAAATTGTTGCAACAAACATAGCACAGCAAGGCGGAGGTGTTAAGTGCAAACGAAGGCGTCACTCAAATGCTAGCCAAAACAGTGGACGACAAAGCAAACTTCGCAGGCGTAAAAAGCTTGTCAA ATTACGAAGCCATGATTTGATAGATactagaaaattttcagccgggGTAAATGAGCTCATAGGAAAGGCAAACAAAACCTCATTAGAAGTAATCAATAGCGTTGGTGGGAAGTCCAGTACAGGACCCGTAAATACGCCTCCAACATCTTTGAAAATTAGTCTTTCAGAACCGCACTCAGCTTTTTCTTCGCTTCCCAAACAAGACCTTGCGGATTCACTTAAGAACGATAGTATAGAAGATAACCAATCAGAATGCTCCATTGGAAAGAGAAATGTGACATTTGCATCACCTACTCAGGAAAAGCAGCAACAAACATCACCACAATCCGTATCGACAACGAGCAGTACACACACATCGCAGCACGGTGAAATCTCAAGCTTGTCTTCAAACAGCCCAAATAATTCACCCATTAAAACT CCACAGCCCATTCACTTGGTAGAAAATCGAGATGTACGACGCGCTGTAGGAGATGACGACGGTTTTGAGAGTCTTAATGGCAAAAGTTCTAGTGGTGAAGATACAAATGCTTCTCCCCAAGCTCTACGACTTCGAAGTATTATTAATAATCACGAGAGGGTAGAACAATTAGCTGAT CGCAAAATACGACCCCAGATACCCGACTCCAATACAGACCACATGACACAAAGAAAAAGTAATAAATCTCGAGATGTTAGTAGTGACGAAACAGAAGAGGAGGGTGACGATGGTGACTTGGTATCAAGTCCAGCTTCGCAAGGAACATCGAACTGCAATGACTGCACGACATCGGCTACAGAATGGTTAGGCATAACAACCAATA GCGAGGAATGCAGTTATAGTTCAGATTACGATAACTCGGATGGTTACAAAGGAAATCAATATTCCGATGCaaatgtgtccgatttggactatacgcCAAACACCATTTTAAATCCCCATGGAACAAGTGACAGAA TCAGCTGTACGGTTTGGGACCATCGCGAAATCAAAAAGGCCCAAATGTCAGTTTTAGAAATTTCCTCGTGCATCATTGAGAATGTCGAGCTTATGCCGGAAACTAACGACTACATATACATTGGTATTCTATGTTCATTTGTCCTTTCGCTAATACCATTCTTCTGTAGATTATGTGAAATAACAATGGATTCGGAGAAAGCGAGTGAGATCAATTACTTCGATTTGCCTATGATTCTGTGGGAGAAGGCTGCATTTTCATTTACGGCTATATTTGGTTTTGCCTTTGGCGATACCAAATGGGAAAGAACGGTACTGGTTATTGGATTCATAAACCGCTTATGCTTAACCATGATTCTCTTTATGATATTCGGGGTTGCCGAAAGAACTTTCAAGCAGAG atttctcTATGCAAAATTATTTTCGCATTTGACGTCATCGAGACGTGCCAGAAAGTCGAATCTTCCCCATTTTCGATTGAACAAAGTGAGAAATATCAAGACATGGTTAAGTGTTCGATCATACTTGAAG AAAAGAGGTCCCCAACGTTCCGTCGACATCATTGTATCAGCAGCGTTTATTGTTACTTTGCTTTTATTGGCATTCCTGAGTGTAGAGTGGCTTAAGGATTCCGTTCACCTCCACTCTCATTTGAATTTAGAAGCATTAATGTGGTCAAGCACTATTGGTATTTTTCTATTACGTTTTATGACTCTGGGTAACAAGATTCACCATAAATATAGGTCTGTCTCCGtattaataacagagcaaattaatttatatttgcaG ATTGAAAAGAAGCCAAAGAAGAAAGATGAATTGATGGTGTCCAACAGTGTATTAAAACTGGCAGCCGATTTATTAAAGGAACTTGAAACGCCTTTTAAAATATCCGGACTTAGTGCCAACCCCTATCTGTTTACAACAATTAAAGTTGTCATTCTGTCTGCGTTGTCGGGAGTTCTTAGTGAAATGCTGGGCTTTAAGCTTAAATtacacaaaatcaaaatcaaataa